The Fodinicurvata sp. EGI_FJ10296 genomic sequence CATAAGGGGTTACACGGGGCCATTACCGACGATACGCAGATGACACTCTTCACCGCCGAAGGTCTGATCCGCGCGCAGATACGGAGCAGCCTCAAGGGTATCAGCCACCCACCCTCGATCGTGCATCATGCGCTGCTGCGCTGGTACAGCACTCAGGGCGGGACACCCGAGATCGAGATCGACGAAGTCGGCCTGATCACAGACCCTCGGTTGCGGGTGCGGCGCGCCCCGGGCAACACCTGCCTTGGGGCTCTTGCTAAAAGCCGCCGGTTGGGTGCGCCCGCAATAAATAACAGCAAGGGCTGTGGCACCATCATGCGTGTGATGCCAGTGGCACTTATGTCGCCACGCCAGCAGGTGCGCAACTTTGCGATCGAGACGTCGGCCCTTACCCACGGCCACCCCACCGGACAACTGGCTGGCGCCGCCTGGGCAGAGTTGCTGGCCGACGTTGCAGCGGGCGCAGGCCTAGAGGACGCTGCGCGGGAAATACTGCAGACCTACAAAAGCTTTGAGTACGGCGAAGAGACAGCAGCGGCTCTGCGTGCCGCCCTGGACGCCCCGCGCGACGGACGACCGGAAACGGTGGAGGGCCTAGGCAGCGGCTGGACGGCGGAAGAGGCGCTCTCGATCGCGCTCTACGCCTGCCTATGTGCCGAGGGTTTCGAGCACGGTCTGAAGATCGCAGTGACCCATGGCGGCGACAGCGATTCTACCGGAGCTATTGCCGGCAACATGCTTGGGCTTCTGGATCCGGTCGCGGTCTTGCACCACCGGTGGGCTGGGGCGGTCGAATGCGCCGACATCATTACACGACTGGCCCTGGACCAACTGGCCCTTATCCATGATGTCGCTGCGGAAGAGAGACTGTATCGATCCTATCCTGGATCGTAATAACGGCGACGATGAGAGTGGCCTCCGAAAAGATGGTATCTTTTACCTTGACCGCCACCGAGATGCGCCGCAAGGGGTTATGAGCGCGCCCGCTTCCGATCTGGTGCCGGTCGAGGTCGCCGATCAAAGGTATGGTCGGCGACGGCGGTGACCATTCCGGTTCGACCGATCACTTCGAGTTGGTTTTCACCAACGGCCGCAGCCT encodes the following:
- a CDS encoding ADP-ribosylglycohydrolase family protein, which encodes MYRTSQTHPLRIDPLPVANGFLGLTLCPGKSGDSVFGQSWARDMDIDLDAIQAWSAAAVVTLIEEHEFEFLRVTSLAAGLRARGIAWHHVPIGDLNAPDDAALALWRDLSPRLHHILESGGRVLVHCRGGLGRAGTIAALILTERGLSAPAAIAEVRSARPGAVETAAQERWLIEHARDHGLPGIQLRTSLLGGAIGDSLGAEIEFLSLGEIRHRYPDGLNDLPPHKGLHGAITDDTQMTLFTAEGLIRAQIRSSLKGISHPPSIVHHALLRWYSTQGGTPEIEIDEVGLITDPRLRVRRAPGNTCLGALAKSRRLGAPAINNSKGCGTIMRVMPVALMSPRQQVRNFAIETSALTHGHPTGQLAGAAWAELLADVAAGAGLEDAAREILQTYKSFEYGEETAAALRAALDAPRDGRPETVEGLGSGWTAEEALSIALYACLCAEGFEHGLKIAVTHGGDSDSTGAIAGNMLGLLDPVAVLHHRWAGAVECADIITRLALDQLALIHDVAAEERLYRSYPGS